Proteins from one Pontibacter korlensis genomic window:
- a CDS encoding 3-hydroxyacyl-CoA dehydrogenase/enoyl-CoA hydratase family protein — translation MKRIIKKVAVLGSGVMGSRIACHFANIGVQVLLLDIVPRDLTPEEEKKDLTLESKAVRNRIVDSSLKAAINSNPSPLYRKSDARLIQTGNFEDNMKDIATADWTIEVVVENLKIKKQVYEQVEQHRKPGTLITSNTSGIPIHLMLDGRSDDFKKHFCGTHFFNPPRYLKLLEIIPTPETDPAVVDFLMHYGDLYLGKTTVLAKDTPAFIANRVGIYGIMHTLKAMEKTGLTIDEVDKITGPVVGRPKSATFRTLDVVGLDTTVNVANGLYQAGEKDESRDLFQIPGYVQKMVENKWLGDKTGQGFYKKTKDAKGKTEILTLDLNTMEYGPKQKVKFQSLEVLKPVEDLRKRIQLFSRQTDKAAQFFNETLFGLFQYVSNRIPEISDELYRIDDALRAGFGWELGPFEYWDAIGAREGVQRMVEAGYEPAPWVTQMLEHQKESFYIVENGTRRYYDINSKEYKAIPGAENFIILNNLRGSKTIWKNSGASIIDLGDGILNVEFQTKMNTMGGDVIQALNKGIDLAEKEFRGMVVGNQGANFSAGANVGLIYMYALDQDYDELNMIIRQFQNAMMRMRYSAIPVVGAPHGLTLGGGCELNLHCDQIQAAAETYMGLVEFGVGLIPGGGGTKEMTLRAADMYADGDIEYNDLKNVFLNIGMAKVSTSAKEAVDLGYMRPSDGITINSNRLIADAKAQAILLAESGYTKPVQRTNIKVQGRGALGMFLTGANAMYTGRYMSAHDLKISQKLAYVMCGGDLSAPTEVSEQYLLDLEREAFLSLTGERKTLERIQSILTTGKPLRN, via the coding sequence ATGAAAAGAATAATAAAGAAGGTAGCCGTGCTTGGCTCCGGGGTGATGGGCTCCCGCATTGCCTGCCACTTCGCCAATATCGGGGTGCAGGTGCTGCTGCTGGACATCGTACCAAGAGATTTAACGCCTGAAGAAGAGAAGAAGGACCTCACGTTGGAGAGTAAAGCTGTGCGCAACCGCATTGTAGACAGCTCGCTCAAGGCGGCCATCAATTCTAACCCCTCGCCGCTGTACCGCAAGTCCGATGCACGCCTTATCCAAACGGGCAACTTTGAAGATAACATGAAGGATATCGCTACTGCCGACTGGACTATTGAGGTAGTAGTGGAGAACCTGAAGATAAAGAAACAAGTGTACGAGCAGGTAGAGCAGCATCGCAAGCCGGGTACACTAATCACCTCCAACACCTCGGGCATTCCTATCCACCTGATGCTGGATGGCCGCTCTGATGATTTCAAGAAACATTTCTGTGGCACGCACTTCTTTAACCCACCGCGTTACCTGAAGCTTTTGGAGATTATTCCTACGCCAGAGACAGACCCGGCTGTAGTGGATTTTCTGATGCACTACGGTGATCTGTACTTGGGCAAAACTACGGTGCTAGCCAAAGACACGCCTGCTTTCATCGCCAATCGCGTGGGTATCTACGGTATCATGCATACGCTGAAGGCCATGGAGAAAACAGGTCTCACCATAGATGAGGTAGATAAGATCACTGGCCCAGTTGTAGGTCGTCCGAAGTCAGCCACATTCCGAACGTTGGATGTTGTTGGTCTGGATACTACTGTAAACGTAGCCAATGGTCTTTACCAGGCAGGGGAGAAAGACGAGTCGAGGGACCTGTTCCAGATTCCGGGCTATGTGCAGAAGATGGTGGAGAACAAGTGGCTGGGCGACAAAACCGGACAGGGTTTCTATAAAAAGACAAAAGACGCCAAAGGCAAAACAGAGATTCTGACGCTGGACCTGAACACCATGGAGTACGGGCCAAAGCAGAAGGTGAAGTTCCAGAGCCTTGAGGTGCTGAAGCCGGTGGAAGATTTGCGCAAGCGTATCCAGCTTTTCTCCCGCCAAACTGATAAAGCGGCACAATTCTTCAACGAGACGCTGTTCGGCCTGTTCCAGTACGTTTCTAACCGCATACCGGAAATCTCAGACGAGTTGTACCGCATAGACGATGCGCTGCGTGCCGGATTTGGTTGGGAGCTAGGTCCGTTTGAGTATTGGGATGCCATTGGTGCCCGCGAAGGTGTGCAGCGCATGGTTGAAGCTGGCTATGAGCCTGCGCCGTGGGTAACACAGATGCTGGAGCACCAGAAGGAGTCTTTCTACATCGTAGAAAACGGCACCCGCCGCTACTACGACATCAACAGCAAAGAGTATAAAGCCATACCTGGCGCAGAGAACTTTATTATTCTGAACAACCTGCGTGGCAGCAAAACTATCTGGAAAAACAGTGGTGCCTCCATCATTGATCTGGGCGACGGCATCCTAAATGTGGAGTTCCAGACGAAGATGAATACTATGGGTGGTGACGTAATTCAGGCGCTGAACAAGGGTATAGATCTTGCCGAGAAAGAATTTAGAGGTATGGTGGTAGGCAACCAGGGCGCTAATTTCTCTGCCGGTGCTAACGTAGGCCTCATCTACATGTATGCCTTGGATCAGGATTACGATGAGCTGAATATGATCATCCGCCAGTTCCAGAATGCTATGATGCGCATGCGCTACTCGGCTATACCTGTAGTGGGCGCTCCGCATGGCCTTACCCTGGGCGGTGGCTGCGAACTGAACCTGCACTGCGACCAGATACAGGCAGCCGCCGAGACTTATATGGGCTTGGTAGAGTTTGGTGTTGGCCTGATACCAGGCGGTGGCGGTACCAAAGAGATGACGCTACGCGCTGCTGATATGTATGCAGATGGCGACATAGAGTACAACGACCTGAAGAACGTGTTCCTGAACATCGGTATGGCAAAGGTGTCTACCTCAGCAAAAGAGGCTGTGGACTTAGGCTACATGCGTCCGAGCGATGGCATCACTATTAACAGCAACCGCTTAATTGCTGATGCAAAGGCACAGGCTATACTTCTGGCGGAGTCAGGCTATACTAAGCCGGTGCAGCGCACTAACATCAAAGTACAGGGCCGTGGCGCTCTCGGTATGTTCCTGACAGGTGCCAATGCTATGTACACAGGCCGCTATATGTCAGCACATGACCTGAAGATTTCGCAGAAACTGGCCTATGTAATGTGCGGTGGCGATTTGTCTGCCCCAACCGAGGTAAGCGAGCAGTACCTGTTGGACCTGGAGCGTGAGGCGTTCCTGTCGCTGACAGGTGAGCGCAAAACACTGGAGCGTATCCAGAGCATCCTTACCACAGGCAAGCCGCTTAGAAACTAG
- a CDS encoding MarR family winged helix-turn-helix transcriptional regulator, with translation MKPEETVDYNFKVCWHAISRMYNTEAAKADITTSIGFVLLNINQETGTPATKIAPLLGLEARSLTRILKSMEEKNLIYKVSDPNDKRLVRIFLTEKGLEKKEISRQTVKQFNHIIREEIPQEELEVFLKVCGRILGMIENKEIFNP, from the coding sequence ATGAAGCCGGAAGAAACAGTAGATTATAACTTTAAAGTGTGTTGGCACGCCATCTCTCGTATGTATAATACAGAGGCAGCCAAGGCCGACATTACTACATCCATAGGGTTCGTGTTACTGAACATCAACCAGGAAACAGGAACACCCGCAACCAAGATTGCTCCGCTGCTCGGGCTGGAGGCAAGAAGCCTGACCCGTATCCTTAAAAGCATGGAGGAGAAAAACCTCATCTATAAAGTGTCTGACCCTAATGATAAGCGCCTGGTGCGCATCTTTTTGACAGAAAAGGGGCTGGAGAAAAAGGAAATATCACGTCAGACGGTAAAGCAGTTTAACCACATAATTCGCGAGGAAATACCACAAGAGGAGCTGGAAGTGTTCCTAAAGGTTTGTGGCCGCATACTTGGCATGATCGAGAATAAAGAAATCTTTAACCCATAG